A genomic segment from Malaclemys terrapin pileata isolate rMalTer1 chromosome 1, rMalTer1.hap1, whole genome shotgun sequence encodes:
- the LOC128834234 gene encoding olfactory receptor 52R1-like — MQDTRFCLRLGHLLPYSMSDSNKTDITNPSTFTLLGIPGLEMAHFWISIPFCTMYAVAILGNFTILFIVKREPSLHGPMYYFLCMLAISDLVLSTSILPKMLSIFWFNSREINFSACLTQLYFIHCFLAIESGIFVAMALDRYVAICDPLRHSTILTNPFVAKIGLAVVLRGGMLAVPYPFLARQWPYCRTNIIPHSYCEHMAVVKLACADVRISSYYGLSEAFVVMGLDVLFIAISYIQILRAIFSLPTKDARLKTFGTCGSHLCVILASYIPALFSFLTHRFGHNVPLHFHILIASTYVLVPPVLNPIIYGVRTKQIRDRLLRLLTHKGT, encoded by the coding sequence ATGCAGGACACACGGTTCTGCCTCAGACttggacaccttctcccctactccatgtcagattccaatAAAACTGACAttaccaacccctccaccttcaccctgctgggcattcctggcctggagatgGCCCATTTCTGGATCTCTATCCCCTTCTGCACTATGTATGCCGtagccatcttggggaacttcaccatcctgttcattgTGAAGAGAGAGCCGAGCCTCCATGgccccatgtactatttcctctgcatgctggccatcaGTGACCTGGTCCTGTCTACATCCATCCTACcgaaaatgctgagcatcttctggttcaattccagggagatcaatttcagtgcctgcctcacccagctgtacttcattcactgcttctTAGCGATAGAGTCTGGGATCTTTGTGGCCATGGCTTTGGATCGTTACGTGGCCATCTgtgatcccctgagacattccaccatcctgacaaacccCTTTGTGGCCAAGATTGGCCTGGCCGTGGTGCTGCGCGGTGGGATGCTCGCAGTGCCGTATCCCTTTCTGGCGAGGCAATGGCCATATTGtagaaccaacatcatcccccactCGTACTGTGAGCACATGGccgtggtgaagctggcctgtgcGGATGTCCGCATCAGTAGTTACTATGGCCTCTCTGAGGCATTCGTGGTGATGGGTCTGGATGTGCTTTTTATCGCCATATCCTAtatccagatcctcagggccattttcagcctccccacaaaggacgcccggctcaagacttttgggacctgcggCTCCCACCTCTGTGTCATCTTAGCCTCTTACATCCcagctctcttctccttcctcacacACCGGTTTGGCCACAATGTGCCCCTGCATTTCCACATTCTCATTGCCAGCACGTATGTGCTCGTGCCCCCCgtgctaaaccccatcatctacggggtgaggaccaaacagatccgggacaggctACTCCGGCTACTTACTCATAAAGGGACATAG
- the LOC128834242 gene encoding olfactory receptor 52M1-like codes for MQETLFCLRVGHLLPYSMSDSNTTDFTNPSTFILLGIPGLEVAHVWLSIPFCAMYIIAILGNFTILFIVKREKILHEPMYYFLCMLAITDLVLSTSTLPKTLSIFWFNSREIEFSACLTQMYLISCSLMMESGIFVAMALDRYVAICDPLRHSTILTNPVVAKIGLAVVLRGGILVLPYPILARQWPYCRTNIIPHSYCENMAVVKLACADIRVSSYYSLSVSFLVIGLDVFFIAMSYIQILRAIFRLPTKDARLKTFGTCGSHLCVILVSYIPGLFSVLTHRFGHNVAVHFHILMANAYLLVPPMLHPIIYGVRTKQIRDRLLRLLTHKGM; via the coding sequence ATGCAGGAGACACTGTTCTGCCTCAGagttggacaccttctcccctactccatgtctgattccaacacaaccgacttcaccaacccctccaccttcatcctgctggggattcctggcctggaggtggCCCATGTCTggctctccatccccttctgcgcCATGTACATcatagccatcttggggaacttcaccatcctgttcattgTGAAGAGGGAGAAGATCCTACATgagcccatgtactatttcctctgcatgctggccatcaCCGACCTGGTGCTGTCTACATCCACCCTTCCCAAAACGCTGAGCAttttctggttcaattccagggagatcgagttcagtgcctgcctcacccagatgtacttaATTTCCTGCTCCTTAATGATGGAGTCTGGGATCTTCGTGGCCATGGCTTTGgatcgctatgtggccatctgtgatcccctgagacattccaccatcctgacaaacccTGTGGTGGCCAAGATTGGCCTGGCCGTGGTGCTGCGCGGCGGCATACTTGTACTGCCCTATCCCATCCTGGCGAGGCAATGGCCATATTGtagaaccaacatcatcccccactCGTACTGCGAAAACATGgctgtggtgaagctggcctgcgcCGACATCCGCGTCAGTAGTTACTACAGCCTCTCTGTGTCATTCTTGGTGATTGGTCTGGATGTATTTTTTATTGCCATGTCCTAtatccagatcctcagggccatcttcagaCTCCCCACAAAGGACGCCCGtctcaagacttttgggacctgcggCTCCCACCTCTGTGTCATTTTAGTCTCTTACATCCCAGGTCTCTTCTCTGTCCTTACGCACCGGTTTGGCCACAATGTGGCTGTACATTTCCACATTCTGATGGCTAACGCCTACCTGCTCGTGCCTCCCATGCTACATCCCATCATCTacggggtgaggaccaaacagatccgcGACAGGCTGCTCCGGCTACTTACTCATAAAGGGATGTAA